A portion of the Malania oleifera isolate guangnan ecotype guangnan chromosome 3, ASM2987363v1, whole genome shotgun sequence genome contains these proteins:
- the LOC131150426 gene encoding early nodulin-like protein 13, whose translation MAFSAFSILSSSLVLLHLLSLSEARNFVVGGNPRAWTQISETQSQSLNKWAETNRFHIGDTLEWSKNDSVVQVSHKDYIGCNTSSPIADYKDGNTTVKLDHSGPYFFIGATQQLCKNGQKLIVVVMSERHGSYTGLSPAASPLAEPQAPAVAPTSGAASFRSGVVVALMGILAWGFL comes from the exons ATGGCTTTTTCTGCATTTAGCATTCTTTCATCTTCTCTAGTGCTCCTTCACCTCCTCAGCTTATCGGAAGCTAGAAATTTCGTGGTGGGAGGCAATCCAAGAGCTTGGACGCAGATCTCCGAGACCCAGTCACAATCTCTCAACAAGTGGGCTGAAACTAATCGCTTTCACATCGGTGACACTCTGG AGTGGAGCAAAAATGATTCAGTTGTGCAAGTAAGCCACAAGGATTACATCGGCTGCAACACTTCCAGCCCGATTGCAGACTACAAGGATGGCAACACCACAGTGAAGCTCGACCATTCAGGACCCTACTTCTTCATCGGTGCAACCCAACAGCTCTGCAAGAATGGCCAGAAGCTGATTGTGGTGGTAATGTCGGAAAGACACGGGAGTTACACTGGCCTTTCTCCCGCAGCTTCTCCACTGGCAGAGCCTCAAGCCCCAGCAGTCGCACCCACCAGCGGAGCTGCAAGCTTCCGCAGTGGTGTGGTGGTGGCTTTAATGGGGATTTTGGCTTGGGGCTTTCTTTGA